From the Teredinibacter turnerae T7901 genome, one window contains:
- a CDS encoding N-acetyl sugar amidotransferase: MKIAPSPETDLSRFNAPADQLDVLYGLPRDVQFCTRCNMSNQQPMSSNEYAHGKDSKKRTLAFDEHGVCHACRFNDLKESGEIDWAEREAGLQELCDRFRRNDGSYDCIVGGSGGKDSGMQAHLLKYKYGMNPLTVTWSPHLYTDIGWKNFQNWIHVGGFDNYLYTPNGKIHRLLTRNATINLMHPFQPFILGQKTFVAKMAVRFNIPLIFYGEMPGEYGEQISHKTSSYAARSENAESEGFSLDFLAGKDVRDVLLGGKPVGEYLDEGTALVDLMSYLPTDPDLLEKKGIEFKYLGYYKKWVPQEAYYYSVEHNGFEANPVRTEGTYSKYNSLDDKVDGFFYYTRWIKFGVGRAMMDSAQEIRNHHITRDEGQALMARFEGEYPARYESEFLDYISMSREELFDLMDKFRSPHLWKVEDGCWTLRHTPY, encoded by the coding sequence ATGAAAATTGCCCCCAGCCCAGAAACCGATCTATCGCGCTTTAACGCCCCGGCAGATCAACTGGACGTACTTTACGGGCTGCCACGTGATGTGCAATTTTGCACCCGCTGCAATATGTCGAACCAACAGCCCATGTCGAGTAACGAATACGCGCATGGCAAGGATTCAAAAAAGCGCACCCTCGCGTTCGATGAACACGGTGTTTGCCATGCATGCCGTTTTAATGACTTAAAAGAAAGCGGCGAGATTGACTGGGCAGAGCGCGAAGCCGGGTTACAGGAACTGTGCGATCGCTTCCGGCGAAACGACGGCAGTTACGACTGCATCGTGGGTGGCAGCGGCGGCAAAGACAGCGGCATGCAGGCCCATTTACTGAAATACAAGTACGGTATGAATCCGTTAACCGTAACCTGGTCGCCGCACTTATATACCGATATCGGCTGGAAAAATTTCCAAAACTGGATTCACGTCGGCGGTTTTGACAATTACCTCTATACCCCCAACGGTAAAATTCACCGGCTGCTCACCCGCAACGCCACAATCAATTTAATGCACCCGTTTCAGCCCTTTATTCTTGGGCAAAAAACCTTTGTCGCAAAAATGGCAGTGCGTTTTAATATTCCGCTTATTTTTTATGGCGAGATGCCCGGCGAATATGGCGAACAGATTTCTCACAAAACATCGAGCTATGCGGCCCGTTCCGAGAATGCCGAAAGCGAAGGTTTCTCGCTGGATTTTCTAGCCGGCAAAGACGTGCGTGATGTTCTTCTCGGCGGGAAACCCGTCGGCGAATACCTTGACGAAGGCACAGCCCTGGTTGACCTGATGAGCTATCTCCCCACCGACCCGGACCTGCTCGAAAAGAAAGGCATCGAGTTTAAATACCTCGGCTACTACAAAAAATGGGTACCACAAGAAGCCTACTACTATTCTGTGGAACACAACGGCTTTGAAGCCAACCCGGTGCGCACCGAGGGCACCTACTCCAAATACAACAGTCTGGATGACAAAGTCGATGGCTTTTTCTACTACACCCGCTGGATAAAATTTGGCGTTGGCCGCGCGATGATGGATTCCGCCCAGGAAATTCGCAATCACCATATTACCCGCGATGAAGGTCAGGCTTTAATGGCCCGCTTTGAAGGCGAATACCCGGCCCGTTACGAAAGCGAATTTCTCGATTACATCAGCATGTCCCGCGAAGAGCTGTTTGACTTGATGGATAAATTCCGTTCGCCGCACCTGTGGAAAGTGGAAGACGGCTGCTGGACACTGCGCCACACGCCCTACTAA
- a CDS encoding nucleotidyltransferase family protein, with the protein MIMNVTSWRSALLDANASIRDAIESLDRSSLQIALVVSPELQLLGTVTDGDIRRALIKGVELTSPINGVMNQRPLVVPPKLGKTAVLQLMQANKILQLPEVNEHGQVCGLHLLEDMVAPPALENTLVIMAGGKGTRLRPLTQNCPKPMLPVGGKPMLEHIVLRAKSEGIGRVVMAINYLGEMIEEYFGDGSAWQMDISYLREQNALGTAGALSMLPDKPEAPILVCNGDVLTDIHYADFLDFHHKNQAVATMAVKQHEWRNPFGVVRTDGVDIVSFDEKPISRCHINAGIYVLSPAAMTYLQPNSACDMPGLFEKIQADSGKIIAYPMHEPWLDVGRPDDLAQARQAHTTEARL; encoded by the coding sequence ATGATTATGAATGTAACCAGCTGGCGCAGTGCACTACTCGACGCGAACGCATCCATCCGGGACGCGATTGAAAGTCTGGACCGTAGCTCCCTGCAGATTGCACTCGTTGTTTCGCCAGAATTACAACTGCTGGGCACCGTAACCGACGGCGATATTCGGCGCGCATTGATTAAAGGCGTAGAACTTACCAGCCCGATTAACGGGGTGATGAACCAGCGCCCCTTGGTCGTGCCACCCAAATTGGGTAAAACCGCGGTATTGCAGCTGATGCAGGCCAATAAAATTTTGCAATTGCCCGAAGTGAATGAACACGGCCAGGTGTGCGGGCTCCATTTACTGGAAGATATGGTCGCGCCGCCAGCGCTCGAAAATACATTGGTCATAATGGCGGGGGGCAAAGGTACACGGCTGCGCCCGCTCACCCAAAACTGTCCGAAACCCATGCTGCCTGTGGGTGGCAAGCCCATGCTGGAGCATATTGTCCTTCGCGCTAAATCCGAGGGGATAGGCCGCGTAGTTATGGCGATCAATTATCTCGGCGAAATGATCGAAGAATATTTTGGCGACGGCAGTGCATGGCAAATGGACATCAGTTATTTGAGGGAACAAAACGCGCTCGGCACCGCAGGCGCACTAAGCATGCTCCCAGATAAACCCGAAGCCCCTATTTTAGTGTGCAACGGCGACGTACTTACCGATATTCACTATGCAGACTTCCTGGATTTTCATCATAAAAACCAGGCAGTCGCGACCATGGCGGTTAAGCAACACGAGTGGAGGAATCCGTTTGGCGTGGTACGCACGGATGGTGTGGACATCGTCAGCTTCGATGAAAAACCCATCAGCCGCTGCCACATCAATGCTGGAATATATGTGTTATCGCCAGCCGCCATGACCTACTTGCAACCGAACAGCGCTTGTGACATGCCAGGGCTGTTCGAAAAAATTCAAGCTGATAGCGGCAAGATTATCGCTTACCCCATGCACGAACCCTGGCTGGATGTGGGACGCCCGGATGATCTCGCTCAGGCACGTCAGGCCCATACTACCGAGGCACGATTATGA
- the neuC gene encoding UDP-N-acetylglucosamine 2-epimerase, producing MKTRLCIVTGSRADFGLLRWLMQDIADSDNFELQVIAVGSHLSTTFGETRAEITAAGFCLDATVDITMPADSPADICRYTGTAMARFADTYQQLQPQLIIVLGDRYEIFAAASAALFCGYPLAHLMGGELSEGAIDEALRHSISKMASLHFVANDTYRQRVIQLGEPPERVFTVGGMGVDALHRSTPLSRVELEQTLGAPLLERNLLVTFHPATLATTNTTTDESPDAQMQALLDALTALDQTRIIITFPNADAGHKRLISAITQFCADNPNALHFASLGQQRYLSLMRYVDAVVGNSSSGLAEAPSFGIPTVNIGDRQRGRMKASSVLDCPPQPTAILEAIQLCYQPEIRARAKNCVNPYGDPGAAKRIVTALESIPLTGLRNKHFHDIAVPPSRTEA from the coding sequence GTGAAAACGCGTCTGTGCATTGTTACCGGCTCGCGCGCAGACTTCGGTTTGCTGCGCTGGCTAATGCAGGATATTGCTGACAGCGATAACTTTGAGCTGCAAGTGATTGCGGTGGGATCACACCTGAGTACAACCTTCGGCGAAACCCGCGCAGAAATAACCGCCGCCGGGTTTTGCCTGGATGCCACCGTCGATATTACGATGCCGGCCGACAGCCCCGCAGACATTTGCCGCTACACCGGCACGGCCATGGCACGGTTTGCCGATACCTACCAACAGTTACAGCCACAACTGATAATTGTGCTGGGTGACCGCTACGAAATATTTGCCGCTGCCAGCGCAGCACTGTTTTGCGGTTACCCGCTCGCGCATTTAATGGGGGGCGAGCTGTCTGAGGGCGCAATTGATGAAGCCCTACGCCACAGCATTTCGAAAATGGCCTCGCTGCATTTTGTCGCCAACGACACCTATCGCCAACGGGTGATCCAACTCGGCGAGCCACCTGAGCGCGTGTTTACTGTCGGCGGTATGGGAGTAGATGCATTACATCGAAGCACACCCTTATCACGCGTGGAACTGGAGCAAACTCTTGGCGCACCCTTGTTGGAAAGGAATCTGCTCGTAACGTTTCACCCGGCAACCCTCGCAACGACTAACACCACGACAGATGAAAGCCCCGATGCGCAAATGCAGGCGTTGCTTGATGCGCTAACTGCACTAGACCAAACGCGTATTATCATCACCTTCCCCAACGCGGATGCCGGGCACAAGCGATTGATTTCTGCGATAACCCAATTCTGCGCAGACAATCCCAACGCCCTCCACTTTGCATCGCTCGGCCAGCAGCGCTATCTGTCGTTAATGCGTTATGTGGATGCGGTTGTCGGCAATTCGTCAAGCGGTCTGGCAGAGGCACCCAGCTTCGGCATCCCCACGGTCAATATTGGCGATCGGCAGCGCGGCCGGATGAAGGCAAGCAGTGTTCTGGATTGCCCGCCACAGCCAACAGCTATACTTGAAGCAATACAGTTGTGCTATCAACCGGAAATTCGCGCACGGGCGAAAAACTGCGTCAATCCCTACGGCGACCCCGGCGCGGCAAAACGCATTGTCACCGCATTGGAATCCATTCCGCTTACCGGTTTACGCAACAAACATTTCCACGATATAGCTGTGCCACCGTCGAGAACGGAGGCATAG
- the neuB gene encoding N-acetylneuraminate synthase, with amino-acid sequence MSTLIIAEAGVNHNGDLARALDLVRCAAEAGADYVKFQTFVTGENITRHAPKARYQQETTGNTENQYDMVAALELTATDFYDIKAACDKYNIGFLSTAFDFPSADVLQKIGVDYIKIPSGDLTNLPLLRYQAQFGRPFLISTGMATCDDIKAAIAALENCDIQRSTITLLHCTTEYPAPYSELNLRALHTLAETFGTRVGYSDHSLGIEVPIAAVAMGASVIEKHFTLDCNLPGPDHRASLPPDQLAAMVSAIRHIDTAMGDGIKRPTHSEQANRLIARKSIVARTAINAGDIFSIDNLAVKRPGTGISPMNWDEVIGRQAKRDYSPDELIEL; translated from the coding sequence ATGAGCACGCTGATTATCGCAGAAGCCGGGGTTAACCATAATGGCGATTTAGCGAGGGCGCTGGATCTGGTTCGCTGTGCGGCAGAGGCCGGCGCAGACTATGTAAAATTTCAGACCTTTGTAACCGGCGAGAATATCACCCGCCATGCGCCAAAAGCACGCTACCAACAAGAGACCACCGGCAACACAGAAAACCAATACGATATGGTTGCCGCGCTGGAACTAACGGCCACAGATTTTTACGACATTAAAGCCGCCTGCGATAAATACAATATCGGTTTTTTATCCACCGCTTTTGACTTCCCCAGCGCCGATGTATTGCAGAAAATTGGTGTGGACTACATCAAAATTCCCTCTGGTGATCTCACAAACTTACCCTTATTACGATACCAGGCGCAGTTTGGCCGGCCATTTTTAATTTCCACCGGCATGGCAACCTGCGACGATATTAAAGCTGCAATTGCCGCACTGGAAAACTGCGATATTCAGCGCAGCACTATAACCCTGCTCCACTGCACGACTGAATACCCGGCGCCCTACAGCGAATTAAATCTGCGGGCGCTCCACACTCTGGCGGAAACATTCGGCACTCGTGTTGGTTATTCCGATCACAGTTTGGGTATTGAAGTCCCGATTGCCGCGGTGGCAATGGGCGCGTCGGTGATCGAAAAACACTTTACCCTGGACTGCAATCTGCCGGGGCCGGACCACCGCGCCAGCCTTCCGCCAGACCAGTTGGCGGCGATGGTCAGCGCCATCCGCCATATCGACACGGCCATGGGCGATGGAATAAAACGACCGACCCATAGTGAACAGGCCAACCGGCTTATCGCGCGCAAATCTATTGTCGCCCGCACCGCCATCAACGCAGGCGACATTTTTTCTATCGACAATCTCGCGGTAAAACGCCCAGGGACCGGGATCAGCCCGATGAACTGGGATGAAGTTATTGGCCGCCAGGCCAAGCGCGATTATTCACCCGACGAGTTGATAGAACTGTGA
- a CDS encoding acetyltransferase, translating to MNKVGIFGCAGFARECADIAYAMGLHPILIAYEANEKAALKGDYDCLLESELPANHTLPLAIGIGDNGVRQKIAERYFEQEFINLIHPSATFGYQQKNAVDQKRGLIIAAGVRLTNQIALGDFCILNLNATIGHDCILDAFVNVAPGANISGNVHIQSGCWIGTNAAINQGSESAKLIIGENTIVGSGSVVTKPCDSNAVYAGVPAVRKK from the coding sequence ATGAATAAAGTCGGTATTTTTGGTTGCGCAGGTTTTGCCCGAGAATGCGCCGACATCGCCTACGCGATGGGCCTGCACCCGATACTTATTGCCTACGAAGCCAATGAAAAAGCGGCGCTCAAAGGTGACTATGATTGCCTTCTGGAAAGTGAATTACCTGCAAATCACACGCTGCCGCTTGCGATAGGTATCGGCGACAACGGGGTGCGACAAAAAATAGCCGAACGTTATTTTGAGCAGGAATTTATTAATCTCATTCACCCGAGTGCAACGTTTGGGTATCAACAAAAAAACGCAGTCGACCAAAAGCGGGGATTAATTATTGCCGCGGGTGTGCGCCTGACCAACCAGATCGCACTGGGCGATTTCTGCATTCTCAACCTCAATGCAACCATCGGACACGACTGTATTCTGGATGCATTTGTAAACGTCGCCCCGGGCGCCAATATCTCGGGCAACGTACATATTCAATCTGGCTGCTGGATCGGCACCAACGCCGCCATCAACCAGGGCTCAGAGTCCGCAAAGCTCATCATCGGTGAAAATACCATTGTCGGTTCCGGCTCCGTGGTGACCAAACCCTGCGACAGCAATGCCGTTTACGCCGGCGTACCGGCCGTGAGAAAAAAATGA
- a CDS encoding LegC family aminotransferase produces MYDAFIAQLREQAGTKERIALHQPVFPGNEKQYLNDAIDSTFVSSVGPYVDKFEAAMSVVTRAPCAIATSTGTAALHVALKTVGVGSGDLVITQPLTFVATCNAIHYCGAEPAFVDIDPQNFGLDPHALERWLDEYAYIDDQENCRHRATNKKISACVPMHSFGLPAAILLLLKVCEQWRIPLVEDAAEALGSEFRGQAMGTFGRMGVLSFNGNKIITTGGGGMVLAQTPEDAARVKHLTTTAKRLDDFAMFHDEVGFNYRMPNINAAVGLAQLEQLNNFVARKRALAKQYQQWLPEFGLQFVDEPADTHANFWLITAVCQSKQQRDMLLTQTQANGIETRPAWALMHRLPMYQHCLHDGLTVATQLAERLINLPS; encoded by the coding sequence ATGTACGACGCGTTTATAGCGCAACTTAGGGAACAGGCGGGAACAAAGGAACGCATCGCACTTCATCAGCCAGTATTTCCCGGCAATGAAAAACAGTATTTAAACGACGCGATAGATTCCACTTTTGTTTCCAGCGTTGGCCCCTATGTGGATAAGTTCGAAGCAGCCATGAGTGTTGTCACCCGTGCGCCCTGCGCAATTGCCACATCGACTGGCACTGCCGCACTGCATGTCGCGCTTAAGACTGTCGGCGTCGGCTCTGGCGATTTGGTCATCACGCAACCACTGACTTTTGTTGCTACCTGCAATGCCATTCACTATTGCGGCGCCGAACCCGCGTTTGTGGATATCGACCCGCAAAATTTCGGTCTCGATCCGCACGCGCTGGAACGCTGGCTCGATGAATACGCCTATATCGACGACCAGGAAAACTGTCGCCATAGAGCGACGAATAAAAAAATTTCTGCTTGCGTCCCAATGCATAGCTTCGGTTTGCCCGCCGCTATTTTGCTGTTGTTAAAAGTCTGCGAACAATGGCGAATTCCGTTGGTTGAAGATGCCGCCGAAGCACTCGGCAGTGAATTTCGCGGGCAGGCAATGGGCACGTTTGGCCGCATGGGAGTGCTGAGTTTTAACGGCAATAAAATAATTACTACCGGGGGCGGTGGTATGGTCCTTGCTCAAACCCCTGAGGATGCCGCCCGTGTCAAACATTTGACTACCACCGCGAAACGCCTGGACGACTTTGCCATGTTTCACGACGAGGTCGGGTTTAATTACCGCATGCCGAATATCAATGCGGCAGTTGGCCTGGCGCAACTGGAGCAATTGAATAATTTTGTCGCGCGCAAGCGTGCGTTAGCAAAGCAGTACCAGCAGTGGTTACCGGAGTTCGGCCTGCAGTTTGTGGATGAACCCGCAGATACCCACGCAAACTTCTGGCTGATAACCGCTGTGTGCCAGAGCAAACAGCAGCGCGATATGCTGCTGACACAGACGCAGGCGAACGGAATTGAAACTCGCCCCGCCTGGGCGTTAATGCATCGCCTGCCGATGTATCAACACTGCTTGCACGACGGTTTAACCGTGGCAACCCAATTGGCGGAGCGGCTTATTAATTTACCCAGTTAA
- a CDS encoding NAD-dependent 4,6-dehydratase LegB, which yields MNTTEDNVRVLVTGADGFIGSHLVERLLQQGYKVRALAQYNSLNHWGWLEDVPAHPHLEIITGDILDATCCREITRDIHTVFHLAALIAIPFSYRAPSRYIETNVTGTLNMCQAALDQGVVRFLQTSTSEVYGTAQYVPIDEAHPLQAQSPYSASKIGADALATSFHRSFELPLTIVRPFNTYGPRQSARAVIPTIITQIAAGAESIQLGDLSPTRDFSFVTDTCDGFIALANCPQAIGETVNVGSNFEISVADTLEKIREIMGSNVKFMTDQARLRPSASEVMRLWCDNSKYRALTGKQPEFSIDDGLRATIEWFCKPENLAKYKPGIYNV from the coding sequence ATGAACACTACCGAAGACAATGTCCGCGTTCTGGTAACCGGCGCAGATGGCTTTATTGGCTCCCACCTGGTGGAGCGGCTCCTTCAGCAAGGTTATAAAGTTAGGGCTCTGGCGCAATACAATTCGCTGAACCACTGGGGCTGGCTCGAAGACGTGCCAGCACACCCGCATTTGGAAATCATCACCGGAGATATTCTGGACGCGACCTGTTGCCGAGAAATCACGCGTGACATTCACACCGTGTTTCACCTGGCCGCGCTGATCGCGATCCCGTTTTCCTACCGCGCGCCTTCACGCTATATCGAGACCAACGTTACCGGCACGCTAAATATGTGTCAGGCAGCGCTAGACCAGGGCGTGGTTCGATTTCTGCAAACCTCCACCAGCGAGGTATATGGCACCGCGCAATATGTACCTATCGATGAGGCGCATCCACTGCAAGCGCAATCGCCCTACAGTGCGTCTAAAATTGGCGCCGACGCACTGGCAACCAGTTTCCACCGTTCTTTTGAGTTGCCGCTCACCATCGTGCGGCCGTTTAACACCTATGGGCCACGCCAGTCTGCGCGCGCAGTCATTCCCACCATCATTACTCAGATCGCTGCAGGTGCCGAATCTATCCAACTGGGCGATCTCTCCCCTACGCGGGATTTTTCTTTTGTTACGGATACCTGCGACGGGTTTATCGCACTGGCAAACTGCCCGCAGGCAATTGGTGAAACGGTAAACGTGGGCAGCAACTTTGAAATATCGGTTGCCGATACACTGGAAAAAATTCGCGAAATTATGGGCAGCAACGTCAAGTTTATGACAGACCAAGCGCGACTGCGTCCAAGTGCGTCTGAAGTTATGCGGCTCTGGTGCGATAACAGTAAGTATCGGGCGCTAACCGGCAAGCAACCCGAATTTTCAATCGACGATGGCTTACGGGCGACCATCGAATGGTTCTGCAAGCCGGAAAACCTGGCGAAATATAAACCGGGTATTTACAACGTTTAA
- a CDS encoding flagellin: protein MPLVVNSNIPSLNAQRQLLQSGAALDKASERLASGKRINSAADDAAGLAISNRQTSQIRGLDQAVRNANDGISLIQTAEGALDETTNILQRMRELAIQSSNGIYSDDDRTTLDAEVQQLKAEIDRIADTTSFNGQNILDGSLGDVNLQVGSESNQTISFNIRGFNSSNLGGAGGDVIGAAVGSGTAGVGSLSALAGGDELVINDVAISSLSTAATVNDALEIINADLEGKGAEVSTLVSVEAASAGDGQLIEGTDTMQIEVEDGDGNLQTFILTGTTSMDELVDKINNETIVSASLSDDGKLVLSAEGVESIEVTGNTTAAQEASGFSGTGVGGNGIINKFSLVFTDTSGTGAGVKIEAGTGATAAEIDALGLNVQDDDGNLLGAALTANASADINAGDLIINGVEIGKIEAGTDIAGTVTEVIDQINKLSSETGVVAFEAGDGANNKIGLRATSGDPIAIEYGSNATAANVYGITGLNEQNAAVGAGSIRGVDISTAANAQRAIDVIDSALEQINDTRSDLGAINNRLDFTVSNLANISEKTAASRSRIMDADFASETAQLSRAQVLQQASQAMLAQANARPQQVLSLLQ, encoded by the coding sequence ATGCCTTTAGTCGTTAACAGTAATATTCCCTCACTGAATGCCCAGCGTCAGCTGCTTCAGTCCGGTGCCGCTCTGGATAAAGCGAGTGAACGCCTGGCATCGGGTAAGCGCATCAACTCTGCTGCGGATGACGCGGCGGGTCTTGCGATTTCTAACCGTCAAACATCGCAGATCCGTGGTTTGGACCAGGCGGTGCGTAACGCGAACGACGGTATTTCATTAATTCAAACCGCTGAAGGTGCGTTGGACGAAACCACCAACATCCTGCAGCGTATGCGCGAACTGGCTATCCAGTCTTCGAACGGTATCTACTCTGATGACGACCGCACCACGCTGGATGCGGAAGTACAGCAGCTGAAAGCTGAAATCGACCGTATCGCGGATACCACCTCATTCAACGGCCAGAATATTCTGGACGGCAGCCTGGGCGATGTGAATCTGCAGGTGGGTTCTGAATCCAACCAGACCATCAGCTTTAATATTCGCGGCTTTAATTCATCCAACCTGGGTGGCGCAGGCGGCGATGTGATTGGTGCGGCTGTGGGCAGCGGCACTGCCGGTGTTGGTTCGTTGAGCGCGCTGGCTGGCGGTGATGAACTGGTTATTAACGATGTGGCTATCAGCTCGCTGAGCACCGCCGCAACCGTGAACGACGCACTGGAAATTATTAATGCCGACCTGGAAGGTAAGGGCGCAGAAGTCTCTACATTGGTTTCCGTGGAAGCGGCATCTGCCGGTGACGGTCAGCTGATCGAAGGCACCGACACCATGCAGATTGAAGTGGAAGACGGTGACGGCAACCTGCAAACCTTCATCCTTACCGGTACAACCAGCATGGATGAACTGGTCGATAAGATTAATAATGAAACCATCGTGAGCGCCAGCCTGTCCGACGACGGTAAACTGGTATTGAGTGCTGAAGGTGTTGAATCGATTGAAGTGACCGGTAACACCACAGCGGCCCAGGAAGCCTCTGGTTTCAGTGGTACGGGTGTTGGTGGTAATGGCATTATCAACAAATTCTCGCTGGTATTTACCGACACCAGTGGCACAGGCGCTGGCGTTAAAATTGAAGCCGGTACCGGTGCAACGGCAGCGGAAATAGACGCGCTCGGTCTGAACGTTCAAGACGACGATGGCAACCTGCTTGGTGCGGCATTAACCGCGAACGCCAGTGCCGATATTAACGCGGGCGATCTGATCATCAACGGTGTGGAAATCGGTAAAATTGAAGCGGGTACCGATATCGCAGGCACTGTTACTGAAGTGATTGATCAAATCAACAAACTGTCGAGCGAAACCGGTGTTGTTGCCTTCGAAGCTGGTGACGGTGCAAATAACAAAATTGGCTTACGTGCGACCAGTGGCGACCCCATTGCCATTGAGTACGGTTCCAATGCCACTGCAGCCAACGTTTACGGTATTACCGGTTTGAACGAGCAGAACGCGGCAGTCGGTGCTGGTTCCATTCGCGGGGTGGATATTTCCACCGCGGCGAACGCGCAGCGAGCGATTGATGTTATCGACTCCGCCCTGGAGCAGATTAACGACACCCGTTCAGACTTGGGTGCGATCAATAACCGCCTCGACTTTACAGTGTCTAACCTGGCAAACATTTCTGAGAAAACGGCAGCATCGCGCTCTCGGATTATGGATGCGGACTTTGCCTCAGAAACGGCGCAATTAAGTCGCGCGCAAGTACTGCAGCAAGCGTCGCAAGCCATGCTTGCTCAGGCGAACGCAAGACCTCAACAAGTACTTTCACTCTTACAGTAA
- a CDS encoding flagellar protein FlaG, with protein MIEVRSSAPASQLGAVSASSKGAVEARTTGGNKLPVSADKVQQSQDVDETSSAQSQAAKEPEVDLNKMVASINDYVQTIHRDLQFTVDEDLERTVIKVVDGDSGELIRQIPEEVFLELARKLKEDGELRLMNALG; from the coding sequence ATGATTGAAGTAAGAAGTTCAGCACCGGCCAGCCAACTGGGGGCCGTCTCTGCTTCATCAAAGGGGGCTGTTGAGGCTCGGACCACTGGCGGCAACAAATTGCCGGTGTCCGCAGATAAAGTGCAGCAAAGTCAGGATGTTGACGAAACCTCCTCTGCGCAGTCACAAGCTGCAAAAGAGCCAGAGGTGGACTTAAATAAAATGGTGGCATCGATAAATGATTACGTGCAAACCATTCATCGAGACCTGCAATTTACTGTGGACGAGGATCTTGAGCGTACCGTAATTAAAGTGGTTGATGGTGACTCCGGCGAGTTGATTCGACAGATACCCGAAGAGGTGTTCCTTGAATTGGCACGCAAGTTGAAGGAAGACGGAGAGTTACGGTTAATGAATGCTCTAGGTTAA